Proteins encoded in a region of the Procambarus clarkii isolate CNS0578487 chromosome 42, FALCON_Pclarkii_2.0, whole genome shotgun sequence genome:
- the LOC138373407 gene encoding golgin subfamily A member 6-like protein 22, translating to MGVNQKERDVNQQERHVNQLERAVNQYDMDVNQYNRDVNQQMSGVNQQERAVNQQERAVNQQPRDVNQQERGVNQQEMDINQQERGVYQQERDVNQQERNVNPQERGVNQQKKGVNQQERDGNQQERGVNQQENGINQQEMGVNQQEMDVNQ from the coding sequence ATGGGTGTAAACCAGAAGGAGAGAGATGTAAACCAGCAGGAGAGGCATGTAAATCAGCTAGAGAGGGCTGTAAACCAGTATGATATGGATGTAAACCAGTATAATAGGGATGTAAACCAGCAGATGAGTGGGGTAAACCAGCAAGAGAGGGCTGTAAACCAGCAAGAGAGGGCTGTAAACCAGCAACCGAGGGATgtaaaccagcaggagaggggagtAAACCAGCAGGAGATGGATataaaccagcaggagaggggagtataccagcaagagagggatgtaaaccaACAAGAAAGAAATGTAAACCCGCAGGAGAGGGGAGTAAACCAGCAGAAGAAGGGTgtaaaccagcaggagagggatggaaaccagcaggagaggggtgtaaacCAGCAGGAGAATGGTATAAACCAGCAGGAGATGGGTGTAAACCAGCAAGAGATGGATGTAAACCAGTAA